The DNA window TCGGAAGTCGCCGACCCGTTCGAGGGTCGGAGTTATAGCGAGCCCGGATTGTGACCGCCGGGCGACATTCATCCGCTCCATCATCGCGACCGACTGGAGGGCGTTGCGAATCTGCTCGGTGAGTTCGGGGTGTCGGTCGGTGTACTCACTGATGGCGGGCCGCTCGCCACGGCGGTAGCGGGCGGCGAACTCCTCGGCGATGAGGTCGACGGGATGACGCTCGGGCTCTGAAAGTTCGTCGGTCATGGTCTTGCCCACAATGAAACCGAAACGGTCATCCCGAGTCATCACGCGGCAGCTTGGAATGACCGCGGATACCGGTTCTTGTTTCTAAGCCTCAAAGAACCCCGGCAATTTCGCCAGGGCCTCGCGGAGCCGTTCCAATGCACGCACGTAGCGGTTGCTCGCGGCGGCTTTCTGAAGGCCGAGCAGTTCGGCGACCTGATTGTTGTCGAGTTCTTCGAAATGCCGGAGCGTGAGGATTTCCCGGTCAAGCGGAGAGAGGGATTGAATCGCCGCCTCCACCTGCTCGACCATTTCCGCCTGCCGCAACGTCTGGCTGGGCGTATCAAGCCGGGCGACCAGTTCGCGCGCCAGCGAGCCGGGCATGACGCCGCTGAGCGGCTGTGCGTCGATGGCGACCTCCGCGCCGGCCGATCGCATCTTCGCCCCCAGATGCTTGCGGTGCACACCGACGAGGCTCTGGTTAACGACCATTCGAAGCCAGACATAGAACGACATCCCCGGCTTCTCGAAGAAGTGCGGGAATCGCAGCAGCGCATCGATGTAGGCTTCCTGCAGCACGTCCGATGCGCCGACACGGCCGGTGAGCCTCGCGTCGAGCCGCAGATCGACCATCCGCCGCAGCTGCGCCTGATAGTGCGAGAAGAGGCCGGCCAGGGCCGAGCGGTCGCCGCCGCCAAGCCGCTGGAGCAGGGGCAGGAGTTCGTCGGGGACGGATTTGGGCGGTGCTTCGGATTCAGACATCGATGATCACAAGGTAACGTGCGGCGGGTGAACTTGCTCGTTGCCGTTGCGCGCGAAAGAAGCGAACTTCCAAACCGGCGGGATTTCTTTTCGGAGACAGTGTACCGCGCACAATGGCGGGCGTTTAAACATTCAGTCGCCAATTTCGGAAAGGCGATAAGACGCGAGGCCCGACATTGTGCCTGGGTCCGCGGCTGCCCCGCGATTCCGGAGGTTTCGGAATGAATCGCGCCACCCCTCACCTCTTGCCTGCGGAAGTCGGTCTGGCTGTCGGACCGGAACTTGCCAGCCACGTGCTGGCCGGTCCCGATCCGATCGCCGCGCAATCATTTCTTCACGCCCTCTTCCGCTGCACAGCCTGATCGTTTCACCCGCCCGCGGCTCTGTCCATAGGCCGCCCGCCGATTCTTCCGTCCGGTCCGCCCGACGACGTCATGTGGCATTTGCCGCATGGGTCTCCCACCTTGTTTGGAGGAACTACCGTGGAGAAGCTTAACCCGCTCGTTCGTGCCGTTCGTTCGACGTCCATTTTTGAGACGCTCGAGTCCCGCCAGTTGATGTCCGCCGCCGTCCAGTCGATCGACGGCACCGGAAACAACCTGGCCAATGCCTTGTGGGGGAGCACCGGCCAGTCGCTGCTGCGGCTTGCGCCGTCTGCGTACGCGGATGGGATCGCGACGCCGTCGGGCGCATCCCGGCCGTCGGCCCGCGCCGTGAGCAACGCGATCGCCGCTCATGGCGCCGAAGAGATTCCCAGTTCCAATCACCTTTCCGCGTACGCCTATCTCTGGGGACAGTTCATCGATCACGACCTGGACCTGACCAACTCTGCGACGCCGTCGGAGGCGTTCGACGTTGCGGTGCCGACCGGCGACACCTATTTCGATCCGGCCGGTACGGGTAACAAGACCATCGGCCTGACCCGCAGCAAGTACGCCGCCGGCACCGGCGTGACGTCTCCGCGCCAGCAGGTGAACGACATCACCGCGTTCATGGACGGCTCTATGGTCTACGGATCGGACGCCGTCCGCGCTGCCGCGCTGCGGACCGGCACCGGCGGTCTGATGAAGACCAGTGCCGGAGATCTCCTTCCGTTCAACACCATGGGGTTGGAAAACGCCACACTCGGCGGACCGGCGAGTGCATCCTTCGTCGCCGGCGACGTGCGTGCCAACGAAAATGTGGAACTGACGTCGCTACAGACCCTCTGGGTTCGCGAGCACAACCGCATCGCCACATCGATCGCGGCGAAGAACCCTTCGCTGTCGGACGAGCAGATCTACCAGAAGGCCCGGCGAACCGTCATCGCCGAGATTCAGGCCATCACCTACAACGAGTATCTGCCCGCGCTGCTCGGGAAGAACGCGATCAAGGCATACACGGGCTACAAGCCGAAGGTGAATCCCGGCATCAGCAACGAGTTCTCCACCGCCGCGTTCCGGCTCGGCCACAGCATGCTGCCTGACGATGTCGAGTTCCTCGACAACAACGGCAATGAAGTGCGTGACCCGATCGCGTTGGCCAATGCGTTCTTCAACCCGTCTATCGTGCAGGAGACGGGTGTCGATCCGATCCTGAAGTACCTGGCGAGCAGCAATTCGGAAGAGATCGATACCAAGGTTGTCGACGGGCTTCGCAACTTCCTCTTCGGTCAGCCGGGGTCCGGCGGATTTGACCTGGTGTCGCTCAACATTCAGCGCGGCCGGGACCACGGGCTGTCGGACTACAACTCAACCCGTGCCGCACTCGGACTGCCCAAGGTGACGAGCTTTGCCCAGATCACCTCCGACGTGGACGTGCAGAACGCCCTGCAGAGCCTCTACGGATCGGTGGACAGCATCGACCTGTGGGTCGGCGGGCTGGCGGAGAACCATGTGCCGGGCAGCAACCTCGGGCAGACGTTCCAGCGGATCCTGGTAGACCAGTTCACCCGTCTGCGCGATGGCGACCGCTTCTGGTACCAGAACGTGATGAGCCGCGCCGATGCCGACAAGATCAGCCGGACGACGCTCGCGGATGTGATCCGTCGTAACAGCGGCGTGCAGAACATCCAGCCGAACGTATTCGTGTTCGAGGCGTCGATCAGCGGGCGTGTCTGGGAAGACGTCAACGCAGACCACCGGCCCGGTCGCGGCGAGCGAGGCGTCGCCGGTCGAGAAGTCAGCCTTGTCGATGCCGACGGCGCGACGGTGCAAACGGTCGAGACGGATGCCAGCGGGCGCTACCATTTCGGGGATGTCGCACTGGGAAGCTATACCATTCAGCTTCAGAACGTGACCGGCTGGTCGTACGAGACAGTTGCGCCCGCGCCGATCATGGTGACCCGCGGCGGCGATATCGGGCGGGTGGACGTGGCGGCGAGGCAGGCAGGCGTGACGCCTCCCGTGTTGCCGCCGGCACAGGTGCCGCCCCCGATCCAGATTCCACCCCCAACGACGGTTCCACCGACCGTGCCGCAGCAGCCGCCCATGGTTCCGCCCCGTCTGGTACCGGCACCGCTGCAGGCGGCGGAGCCGCCGACTGGCGCTGTGACCGAGATTCCACCGGCTGCGGCATCGAACGAGTCGGCCCCGCCAGAGCGCGAGTCGGCTCGGCCGCCGGTCGGACCGCCGCCGATGGGCGAGGCGACGTTACCGCCTCCACAGGGCCAGACGCCCCCGAAAGAGCCCCCGGCCGGGATGCCGCCGCCTCCAATGGGAGATTCGCTCCCGCCGCCGATGAGCGATGCGCTCGGCACGGATGGAAGAAGTCCGCAGCGTCCGCCGCGACCGGTGCGCTAAGCTCGATGGCTGAGCTGGCAAGTTTGGAATGTAGCGGTGTTGCTGACGAAGACGCCCACGGACTGCTGTCCGTGGGCGTTCTTGTTCGCTGTTCGGCGGGTGCACTGAAAGGGCAATTCAATCCAATCCGGAAAGACACCCGGCAGGTTTGATGGTCACGCTTCGTCCGACGCGGTCGCCTCGATCTCGGATTCCTCCGGAGCGACCTTCTCTTCGATCGCCGCCATGATCGCATCGGTCGGGTTCTGGTCGTAGACGAAGTCGTCGAGCTTGATGCTGCCCTTGACCGCCGGCGCGTTCGGCTGCGAATCAAGTTCGTAGTCGAGGTAGGCGATCCCCTTCTTGTCCCACTTGGACTTGTCGATCTGCCGGATGGCGTCCAGCGGCACCGGCGGATGGCCGGGCACATACAGGACGTCGTCCTTGAGCCGATAGCACCCGCGCGAGTTGTACCGAAGCCACACGATGATCGCGATGCCCAGACCCGGCAGCGAGACTGCGAGCACCTTTTGAAGCCGGATGTCGAGATCGGGGAGCCTGGGCTTTGCCGGCTTCTCGCCCCGGGCGACGGCGGCATCGAAGTCGGCGTTGATCTTGGGATACCCGACCCAGCCGTCGTACCCGAACCACGCCGCACAACCGAACACGATCAATGCCATGATGTACCGCGCTTTGCGGTACCAGGAGCCGGCGTAAGCGACGATCTCTTCGCCTGGTGCGTACTCCCGGCGGGGCGTGGCGGAAGACTCCGATGACGACATGTCGTTAAACTCCTGGTTCCGGGGCGTCTGACCCATCGATCGACCGCATTAACTCATTCAGCGCGTCAACCGCAGCTTCGATCCGCTCGATTCCCTGGCCATATTCGGCCGTCTCACGACGAACGGCCGCCGACTTCAAATCGTCACCGAGCGCCGCCAGATGAGCAACCACCCTGGCGGCGTGCTCACACGCGGCGGGCAGAATCTCGCCCGTGTTTTGGGGAACATCAGGCATCGGGGAAGAATTGTCGGCAAAAACGGCGGGGATGAAAGTGCAGAGTGCCGAGTAGCCTGTTCGAAACTACTCGGCACTCGGCACTTTTACCTCGGCACTGTTTGTCACGATCGCGACGCGATCGCGGCGCTGATCGGCTTGAGAATCTTCTGGGCGACGTGCGTCGTGCAGAGCTCGTCAGCCTTCTCGGTGAGCTTCGCGAACATCGCTTCCAGCGATTCCTTCGGGCGATCGCCCCAGTAGCGGCGGACGATGAGGTAGACACTGATCGCGTCGTCGGAGTAGTCGCCGGTGCGAACCTGGTAGCTGTTGGTCCGTGTGACGACATCGATTCGGGCCTGCAACCGGCAGTCGTCGCTTAGCGCGACGGTGACCGACGGCTGGAAGTCGACGGCCTTGGCGCCCGTCTCTTCGCTGAGGCAGGTGAGCGGGCTTTCGGGGAACAGGCTCTCGGCGACGATCTCGTCGTGATTCCCACTGAACGACAGGTCGAAGCCGAACAGGACGTCGAGGTAGTCGATTTCAATGGGGCTGATGCCCAGGTGATGCGGGGCCATGTCCAGCACAAGCGAATGCAGTTTCAGAGCTTCGTCGAGGCTGGCAGGGTTCACATGGCCGCTGGTGAGCCGCTTCTGTTCGAGGCTCGTCCAGCGGTAGCTCGGGGCGGTACGGTCTTCTTCAAGGCTGAACTCGTTCGGCTCGCCGCTCTTGCGGAAGCGCGTCATCCCCGGGAAGGCCTTGCCGAGGCGCTCGAAGAAATGCAGAACGGTTTCCCGCGTGTGCGGCAGGGCCAGTTGCGACCCGAGGCGCATGTTGACGTAGAAGTCGTCGCAGAATGTTGAGTAGGGTTGCGTCATTCGAAGCGTCTCCCGCGGCCCGCCTGGCGATCCGTTCGCCAAAGCCCTGAAAGTCTCTATCGGCATCCACGCCCGATAAAGTCGAGCGATTCAGTCCCGTATCCTAGAACGTTGGGATCGGGCGGCTGGTTCGGTGGTTCACCAGCAGGCGCGGTCGAAGGCTCAAATTGTGCGCGACACCGGTGAATGCGACAAGGGCTTCCCCGGTGGGAAGCCCTTGTAAATGCGGCTGATTCCTGTCTGCGCCTGAGCTCGATGAGTTCTCGGTGCCACGGGTCGCGGTACTCCGAGACCCGTGCTGGGATATGCGCGTGCGCATGGGTCTCCGGAGTACCGGCGACCCGTGGCACCAAGCAGCTACTTCGAGAACGCCGGGTGCGCCTTGTTCCCGCCGGACTCGACGTACGCCAGCATGTCGAGAATCTCGTCCTTCGTGAGGACATTGATCAGTCCTTCGGGCATCGGCGAGAGCTTGCTCGGGCCGACGGACTTCACGTCTGATTTCTTCACCGTCACCTTGGTGTCGGGCTTCAACGGATCGGGCACGACGACGAGCTTGTCGGCGGTGTCTTCGACGATGCGGCCCCAGACCACGTCGCCGTCTTTCAGCCGTACGTCCATGTTCTGATACTGCTCGGAGATCACCTTCGACGGCAGCACAATGCTTTCCAGGATGTCGCGGCGCTGGAATCGGCTGCTGACGGCAGTGATGTCCGGGCCGGCGGCGCCGCCCTCATTGCCAAACTTGTGGCACGCCAGGCACTGGGCGTCGATAAACGCCTGCTTGCCACGATTGAAGTTCCGGCCCTTGCTCGCGCTGGCGATCGACGACTCCAGGTCCTTCATCTCGTACTGCTTCACCAGCGTGCGCGGCTTGGGCTGGTTCTTTGGCTGCTTCGCGCCGGGCGGCGTGTAGGCGGCGATGACTTCGGCAAACTCCTTGGCCTGCTCGGGCGGGAGGGCCGACGTCACTTCCTTGTGCAGGTTGCCCAGGAACCGTGCGAAGCTGGAACCGTCGCCATACGCGCGGCCGGCTTCATCGAACCAGCGCATCACGTAATCGGGATGGCCGAGCTTGCTGCGGTCGATCGTCCACCAGCTCAGGTACTGTTTCCGCAAGGCCGGCGTCCAGCCGACATTGGCGGCCTTCAAAGCCAGCGTGTAGGCGACCTGTTCCTCCTGGGTCTTGGCCTCGCCCAGCAGTTGTATGGTCTTGGCGACGGCATCGGGCGCTTCCAGTGCGATCAGCGTCTGCGACAGCTCGCGGTTCATCTCCCACTTCGCCGCTGGGTAGCTTGCCGACAGCTCGGCAACGAGCGGCGCGGCGACGGCGGGGGCCGGCTTGCCCTGTCGGGCAACACTCACCTGCAGTACGCGGATGCGTTCAAGCTTCTGAGCGTCGCTCAAGCTTGCCGCCGAGAGCTTGGCAAGGTTCGCGAAAATCGCCGGCTGGTCGCCACGACCGCCCAGGCGTGCCACTGCCAGCAGCGCGGTTAGCGAAGCCTGTGGGTTTGTTTCACCCAATGCCTTCTCTTTCCAGTCGCCCAGCGGCTGCCGTTCAATCGCGATCCTTGCGGCGTAGCGCAGGTAACGGTCGGCGGAACCGAGATGGGCCCATGCCGCGTCGATCGCCTTGGGTTCAGCCTTGGTGTGGAACTGTTCGAGGCCCTTGCGGGCGGCCCGGGCCTCGGCACCAGCGGTGTCGGCCGCGACGGCGGCCGTCGCTTCCTTGCCGGTGTAGCTGACGCGGTACAGGTTGCCCTGGGTGTTGCGGCCGCCGGTGGTGAAGTAAATCGCTCCGTCGGTACCCACGACGATGTCGGTCACATTGTTCGGCGTCTTCTTGCCGGACTTCTCGATCAGGCCCTTGGGGGCGACGAAGTTTTCGAACGATCCCGTATAGCCCGCGCCGGCAGATGTCAGATGGACGGCCATCACGCGGCCGTAGGTCCAGTCGAGGATGTACAGCGCTTTCTGATACTTCGCCGGGAACTTTGCACCCGTGCCGAACTCGACGCCGGTGGGGCAGCCGATGCCAATGTTCAGGGTCGCCGGAAGGCTGTCGGGGTAGTACTCCGGCCACTTGGCGGTGCCTTCGCGGAAGCCGTGGTCGGCGCCGCTGACGGCATGGAATACGCGCGTCGGCCGGTACCAGGGCGTACCCCAGTCCCATTCCATGTCGCTGTCATAGCCGAAGATTTCGCCGTCCGGGCTCATTGCGATGTCGTAGCAGTTACGCTGGCCGGACGCGTAAAGCTGGGCGTCCTTCCCGTCTTTGTCCAATCGGACGACATATCCGCCTGGCGGCTTGCGACCGGCACCGAAGCCGTTGCCGTCTTCCGACCTTGGCAGCACGGTGTCGTCGGCGTAGTTGCGATGGGGAGACGTGGGTTCGACATCGGTCGGCACGTTGACGAAGTTGCCGGCGACGACGTACAGGTGGTCGTCCTTGCCGAGCACAATGCCGTGCGCGCCGTGTTCGCCGGCGCCGCCTTGCCATTCGCGCAGCATCTCGACTGATTCGAAGTTGCCGTCGTCTTCCTTGTCCTTCAGGCGGAACAGGCAGAACTTCTTGCCGTCGGAGCCGTTGACGTAAAGGCTGTCAAACGCCCAGAGGACGCCCATGATTTCCGATACCGGGAGCTTGAGCACTTCCTCTTTGGTGACCTTGCCCGTGTCGTCCAGCGTCAGGCGGGTGAGGGGCTGGTTCCGCTGGCCGCCGAGCAGCAAACGGCCTTTGCCGTCCTTGCCGAGCGAAATCCAGGAGCCGTGCTTTTCTTTGTCGGCCTTCAGAACAAGATCGATCTTGAAGCCGGGGAGGGTGGCCAGATCGTCCACGTCTGCCCGCGCGGCGGCGGGGGCGAAGAGCGATCCGAGGAGAGCGAACGCGGCAAGTTTTGAGCGCATAGTCCTGCTTCGGTTGAGAGTATGAATACCAGAGTTGTAGGAGATACCACGGGGGCCGCGAGAGGTTGAATCCCGCGGCCAGGTGTGTCTGATTAGCGGTCGCACCGCAGGTGCACCTTGAAGGAACAGAAGAAGTGCGCCTTCGGTGCGACCGCTAAGCTTCAAGCCAGGATCGGCTGGATCGCCTTGGCCGGTTCGACACCGGTCAGCTTGGCATCCAGCCCCTGGAACTTGACCGAGAACTGGGTGTGATCGATCCCGCAGAGCTGGAGCATGGTTGCGTGCAGGTCGCGCAGATGGACCACGTTATCGACCGATCGATAGCCGAGGTCATCGGTCGCGCCGTGGGTCACGCCACCTTTGATGCCGCCGCCGGCCATCCACATGGAGTACGCCAGGATGTGGTGGTCTCGGCCGGTGCCCTGACCCATCGGCGTGCGACCGAACTCGCCGCCCCAGATCACGAGGGTGTCGTCGAGCATGCCGCGCTGCTTGAGGTCCTGTACCAGGGCGGCACAGGCCTGATCGGTCTCTTTCGCGGAGATGGGCATGTCTCGTTCGAGGTTGCCGTGGTGATCCCAGCCGCGGTGGTAAAGTTGGATGAACCGCACGCCCCGCTCGGCCAGCCGCCGGGCGAGCAGGCAGTTGCTGGCAAACGTGCCGTCGCCGGCTTGCTTGACGCCGTATTGATCAAGGACGTGCTTGGGTTCGTTCGCGAAGTCGGTCAACTCGGGAATCGACGTCTGCATCTTGAACGCCATCTCATACTGGCTGATGCGGGTCTGGATCTCGGGGTCGTAGCGTTCCTCGGCGAGCATGCCGTTGAGCTTTCTGATCTCGTCAACCATTGCTTTCTGAGCGCTGGCCGGCACGCCCGGCGGATTGCCGACGTAATGGACCAGGTCGCCGCGGGACTGAAACTGAATCCCCTGGAAGCG is part of the Humisphaera borealis genome and encodes:
- a CDS encoding sigma-70 family RNA polymerase sigma factor is translated as MSESEAPPKSVPDELLPLLQRLGGGDRSALAGLFSHYQAQLRRMVDLRLDARLTGRVGASDVLQEAYIDALLRFPHFFEKPGMSFYVWLRMVVNQSLVGVHRKHLGAKMRSAGAEVAIDAQPLSGVMPGSLARELVARLDTPSQTLRQAEMVEQVEAAIQSLSPLDREILTLRHFEELDNNQVAELLGLQKAAASNRYVRALERLREALAKLPGFFEA
- a CDS encoding peroxidase family protein, which produces MEKLNPLVRAVRSTSIFETLESRQLMSAAVQSIDGTGNNLANALWGSTGQSLLRLAPSAYADGIATPSGASRPSARAVSNAIAAHGAEEIPSSNHLSAYAYLWGQFIDHDLDLTNSATPSEAFDVAVPTGDTYFDPAGTGNKTIGLTRSKYAAGTGVTSPRQQVNDITAFMDGSMVYGSDAVRAAALRTGTGGLMKTSAGDLLPFNTMGLENATLGGPASASFVAGDVRANENVELTSLQTLWVREHNRIATSIAAKNPSLSDEQIYQKARRTVIAEIQAITYNEYLPALLGKNAIKAYTGYKPKVNPGISNEFSTAAFRLGHSMLPDDVEFLDNNGNEVRDPIALANAFFNPSIVQETGVDPILKYLASSNSEEIDTKVVDGLRNFLFGQPGSGGFDLVSLNIQRGRDHGLSDYNSTRAALGLPKVTSFAQITSDVDVQNALQSLYGSVDSIDLWVGGLAENHVPGSNLGQTFQRILVDQFTRLRDGDRFWYQNVMSRADADKISRTTLADVIRRNSGVQNIQPNVFVFEASISGRVWEDVNADHRPGRGERGVAGREVSLVDADGATVQTVETDASGRYHFGDVALGSYTIQLQNVTGWSYETVAPAPIMVTRGGDIGRVDVAARQAGVTPPVLPPAQVPPPIQIPPPTTVPPTVPQQPPMVPPRLVPAPLQAAEPPTGAVTEIPPAAASNESAPPERESARPPVGPPPMGEATLPPPQGQTPPKEPPAGMPPPPMGDSLPPPMSDALGTDGRSPQRPPRPVR
- a CDS encoding c-type cytochrome, which encodes MRSKLAAFALLGSLFAPAAARADVDDLATLPGFKIDLVLKADKEKHGSWISLGKDGKGRLLLGGQRNQPLTRLTLDDTGKVTKEEVLKLPVSEIMGVLWAFDSLYVNGSDGKKFCLFRLKDKEDDGNFESVEMLREWQGGAGEHGAHGIVLGKDDHLYVVAGNFVNVPTDVEPTSPHRNYADDTVLPRSEDGNGFGAGRKPPGGYVVRLDKDGKDAQLYASGQRNCYDIAMSPDGEIFGYDSDMEWDWGTPWYRPTRVFHAVSGADHGFREGTAKWPEYYPDSLPATLNIGIGCPTGVEFGTGAKFPAKYQKALYILDWTYGRVMAVHLTSAGAGYTGSFENFVAPKGLIEKSGKKTPNNVTDIVVGTDGAIYFTTGGRNTQGNLYRVSYTGKEATAAVAADTAGAEARAARKGLEQFHTKAEPKAIDAAWAHLGSADRYLRYAARIAIERQPLGDWKEKALGETNPQASLTALLAVARLGGRGDQPAIFANLAKLSAASLSDAQKLERIRVLQVSVARQGKPAPAVAAPLVAELSASYPAAKWEMNRELSQTLIALEAPDAVAKTIQLLGEAKTQEEQVAYTLALKAANVGWTPALRKQYLSWWTIDRSKLGHPDYVMRWFDEAGRAYGDGSSFARFLGNLHKEVTSALPPEQAKEFAEVIAAYTPPGAKQPKNQPKPRTLVKQYEMKDLESSIASASKGRNFNRGKQAFIDAQCLACHKFGNEGGAAGPDITAVSSRFQRRDILESIVLPSKVISEQYQNMDVRLKDGDVVWGRIVEDTADKLVVVPDPLKPDTKVTVKKSDVKSVGPSKLSPMPEGLINVLTKDEILDMLAYVESGGNKAHPAFSK
- a CDS encoding DUF1501 domain-containing protein, which codes for MSFDIDIPTEIHRRTFLRRSGLGLGAVALSGLLNPDLVRAMTAPPLPGAQSGKWPGVIRTAHFPVKAKRVIHLCMAGGPSHLESFDYKPKLAELNGKPMPESFTKGQQLAQLQNTPLIARGPFCKFDKHGKSGQEISSLFPNIAGIADEIAIVRSMVTEQINHDPAQAFMNSGSILKGRPSMGSWLLYGLGSETESLPGFVVLMSQTKGGGIQPVSARQWSAGFLPSRFQGIQFQSRGDLVHYVGNPPGVPASAQKAMVDEIRKLNGMLAEERYDPEIQTRISQYEMAFKMQTSIPELTDFANEPKHVLDQYGVKQAGDGTFASNCLLARRLAERGVRFIQLYHRGWDHHGNLERDMPISAKETDQACAALVQDLKQRGMLDDTLVIWGGEFGRTPMGQGTGRDHHILAYSMWMAGGGIKGGVTHGATDDLGYRSVDNVVHLRDLHATMLQLCGIDHTQFSVKFQGLDAKLTGVEPAKAIQPILA